ATAAACttgggaggctgggggggcGGGGCTGAGCTGAAGTTTTCATTAGTAGACAGTCAACTGTACAGGATACATACCATTCTCAATACCACTAATGATATGGTGATTTCTAGCAAGGTCCTCTTTGATATTAAAAAGTGAAGtttgccaattttttttttctgcacagaatCTTAATATCATTCAGTTCTTTATACAAATTCACTAcaagttattttctgtattatgcTTTTTTGCCACAAGTAAGAGTTAAGACTTCTGAAAGTTGTCTATGCATTaacaatgctgtttttatttactcaCTCCAATTCTCTTCCTCCATCACATCAGAATgtcatacagaaaatgaaataaaggcaAGAGATCCCATCAGATGCCGCGAATGCGGGTACAGAATTATGTAcaagaaaaggacaaagagaTGTATCCTTTTACAAAGTCACATGAATGCGTTTGGGGAGGTGTGAGTTGGGGTAAGGCATCTAAGGTAAACAACATGGAAAATTTGAGTAATTGTGCAAGAATCCTTCAAAGCCAAAAATCAATACAGTAGAGCAGACTATAGAGGCATCTCTGCTGTGCAATTGGGGACCTTGTTTCCTGGTGCATtgtctcattttccattttctatgaAAACTATAATCACCAGAGTCTTGTGGGTGATGTATAATGTATGGTTGATATCATGCAGccttttaagaaaggaaagtgTTGTGGGgttaattaaaaatgagttctaaatgcttttatatGGTTACTTGTGACTTTAGATTTGGGTAGTCTTCCCTCAgtgcctccttttctctccctgatctttctctctttttttcccttcccaaccacaacacatttttccttaacTGCACCATTCCAGTGGTGGTTTTTGATGCCCGGTGATGTGAGCTGAAGATATATTGATTATTATGCTGCAGTTTATTATTTCTGACTTTGTTCTGTAAATCTATTAACGTACAAATGcatagttttgttttgagatattaaaatattaaacttcaCTTAGTATTTTTTGTCTGTACTACTACAGGTTTCTAAAACTGACTTAAATTTTAGTCAGAGTACGTAGAAGTCTGTTAAATTCATTGGTATTGTATTTGGTTTTGAGTTAATCTTGTTTTCATGGCTCTCATCTAAACCTTACTTGCATCTTAACTTTATTAAATGCTCTGGACTCCTATGAACTGCATAAAATCTTGGTTTGAATAAGTTCCAATAGAAATAAATTGAAGGGTATGTAAAGGTAGGTCTGAAACACAGATTTGGATTTCAAAAGAGCAAGTATCAAAGGACTTGAGAGCATCCAATTTGGTATAAAAATTACAAAGCATGTGTAAACAAATTTCCAACCAGTGTGACTTGGTTGTACTCAAGAAAAGAAGGAGGATTGTAGTTGAAAGATACCCTGGGTAAGGGTCCCAAAGCTAAAATAATACcactttgcttttcagatgaCTTTTTGTGAGTCTGTAATAAAAAGtgcttgttttgtatttattagcCAGAACTATGCATCTGTTTGTTCAGAAAGTGTTACGTGTTACTAAAATACCCTTATTACTGAAGAGTATTATAAAATACTGCCGGATTGTGTCTGATACTAATTTACCCTATTGAAATGGTAGggtaaattattattttgataataGTGCCAGTGGTGCTTTTAATAATGACATAACAGGTTTAACTTCCTATCAATATAGCAAGATACCTTTCTTATGGAATATATGGTCATATACTGACTGGTTCATAAATGAACTATAGTCGGTTGTTCTAGGaaatgggattttaaaaaaatttacagccattttattttcttggctaTCTTAACAGATCGTTCCTGTTAATAAATTTGTCTAGGATTTCCCTTGGAAAATCATTCAGCAGGGTGATGTTTTTGCAATAAAGTTTCAGTTTGAGTTTTAGCAGTGGTGTGCGTAAGCGTGTACATTCTGTGTGCAAGACAGGAACAAAAGCTGAGCTATTTTTCCTGAGTGTCTGCTCAGGAACTGCCCACGGGAGAGGTAGGTGCTCATGCTACAAAAAGCCTGGTGGGACCGCGTTCAGGCCCTTTTGACAGGTGACGGAGAGGAGCCTCTGCTCAGAGCGGGGAGTGCAGGCTGCTGAGGAAAGCAGATGTGGCCGGGTCTGGGACAAGGCTAGGAAGGCGATGGTGCTGTAGATAACACAGCTTTGGAGAAACTGGCGAGGAGCTAGATCAAATTGTACATTTAGGCTAGATAAAATTGTATGTCGAAGGTAAACTGGTGATGTTTTATGAAGGCCAAACCCCCAAACTGCTGTATTTCTGAGGTGAATAAACTCTCCAGAGTCAAatcacttctaaaaataaagagctttttaatttataacAAGGGACGTTTTATTTAACACAACATAACGCGGGGCATGTATTTATAATAGCCATAGAGGGATTTCTCTGTGGTTCTCCACCCCTGCCACCTGGCGGAAAGAACGACGTCCCCGAGCCGCAATGTGCCGTGTCCCTGCGCCATAGCCCCGCTGCGCCTGCGCGGGGTACGCGCGGGGTACACGCGGGCCGGGCAGCGGCCGTCCTGGAGGCGGAGCGGCACGGGGCAGGTGGGTGCCGGGGGCCCTcaggcggcggcggtggcggctcTGCCGAGACCCAGCGGGGCCCTGTGGGAGCCTCGCGTGTTGGGCGGCCGCGGAGGGCGGCGCGGAACCCGCCCCgtccttccccctgccctgcgcGCCGACCGCCGCCATCTTGTGTATAGCAACCGTTGCCGGGGCCGGTCGCCATCTTGTGTATAGCAACCGTTGCCGGGGCCGGTCGCCATCTTGTATATAGCAACCGTTGCCGGGGCCGGCCGTCATGCCGGGGGTCGGTCGCTGCCCCCTGGCCGAAGGCTCCGTTTGCAGGGCCGGAGAGGGGGGTGGAGAGCCCCCGTTCAACCCGGTGTCCTTCACACCGCACTGCGCGAGAGCTGGGTGAGCGAGCCTGGGGATGAGGGCTGGTTTGTTCCCTGTTCCGGAGACTTGTGGAACTACTGCAGCTGTGTAAACGCTTGCGTTTTTGTGACTGCTGCCTGGGTTGGGTGTTATTATTATCTAGCTATTTTGCATATTCCTCTGTCTCTCCAtgcgtgttttttttcctataccAAAACTGTAGATTCTAGAGGCCAAATCCTGTCTTTATGCAGTACCTAATTACGACCgcttattatttaaattatgctGTATTATAAACATTTCATACTATTACAAATTAATATGTGTAATTATGCACAACAttagaacaaaattatttttattagattcGCATCTGCACGTGGTTATCATCACATGCTGCCTGGCTGGCTGCCCTCATAATACCTgttaaaataacagcattttaagcACAATGTAGCGTGCTCTGTGGAGCAGAGCTTGGAattgaagtagaaaaaaaatgcagtaaagcAGTTCAAAGGTACAGAGAGACAGGAAATGTCTACTTTGAACACCTCACTTCATCTGTTACATACATACTGTAAAAGATCTATATTAGTACGGTAATATAATCAGAGACCCAGAAAACGCAGTTAGTGAGGGAAGGCAAACAATCAGATTAGTTTGGGCTACAGAGAAGACAGGGGCTATCATTCCATAAGATGCAGTGAATCAtcttccttctggaaaaaaaaaaaaaaaaagagaagtccCTGCACCATCATCTTCTTTATCGTGACCGCCCTTGCTTAAAATAAGTAATACAATACcatgtttaaagaaaagcaggtaAAGGGGTAGGCGTAAATATGGTAACgtttttttaagattttctgaTATGTTCTGCCATGCAGAACCAAAATACATCTTACATAtactttttccaaaatacatctTACATATAACCATACGTTTGTCAGTAGACCTCTGTCAACAACCGTTTGTGTGATCAGGTCTTCAAATTGGAGGTTTTTACTTTTGTGGCAATAGTTTTGCTTGCATAACAAAGTAATACCTGGCCTGTTCCTTAAATTACTGTTGCTTTAAAAGATAACTAGATGtccatagatttttttttcttcttttactatTTAGTTATGGGTGATGAATCAGTACCATCTTTGCTGGACCAAGGAACCACAAAAACTTATCAAATACCTATTGGTCATCTGGACTACAAGTTCATTGAAAAATGCACAGATGTTAAACACCTGGAAAAGATTCTCAGGGTATTAAGgtaaacatattttcttaacttcattattaattttattcccCTTCTGTAAAATTCAGAGGAACTTGGACCTAAATATCCTATTTGTCTTTGAACCTCTTTGTGcctttctaatttaaaaactagaaattaaaatatgatgttAAAGTAGTCATGTTAAAAATATCCAGATGATTAAACTAAAAATCTAAGTCCTGTTTTAACCCATTAAAGAAGTTTGAGTAACTCAATTCCATCTTTTTCTCAAATGCTGCCACtggattttggttttgtcatGAAGCTATCTTGCATATTTGTGTTAACTTCAGATGCCATACCTGTTTAACTTTTCCTGAAAACGACAAGAACGTTTTTATGAGCACTGTGAATTGTGTATGTATATCCATTGGAAAGTGGTTGAAGGTTAACTCGCTGCAATTTTCTGATCAAAATGATACTAGGAGATGATAGAATTCAGTTGTAACAGGAAAACAGTCTTCTATAGTCACTGTAGTATGCAGAAAAGTatggagatttttcttttgtaactttAATATCTTTCATTGTAAAGGTCTGGTGAAGAGGGATGTTATCCCGACCTGACACTGTTTTGTGAAAAGCGCATTGAGCATTTAgacccagggagcagagctctcAGGAAAGATAAgcctgcagccacagcttctgATTTTACAGCTGAAGAATGGGAAACAATTAATGGTGAACTGATGGTACAGTATTACTCTAGTTTATAGTGGTCAGTAATGTAATCACTTTGATGTATCAATCTGGAGTGATTGTTCAACTTCATCTTGTGCTTAAG
The genomic region above belongs to Cygnus atratus isolate AKBS03 ecotype Queensland, Australia chromosome 2, CAtr_DNAZoo_HiC_assembly, whole genome shotgun sequence and contains:
- the POLR2K gene encoding DNA-directed RNA polymerases I, II, and III subunit RPABC4, which encodes MDSQKDVQPPKQQPMIYICGECHTENEIKARDPIRCRECGYRIMYKKRTKRLVVFDAR